From a single Azospirillum fermentarium genomic region:
- a CDS encoding patatin-like phospholipase family protein encodes MASFMSMDGGAAGVPVTGHRRPRIGLALGGGVARGWAHIGVLRALSKYGIEADVVCGSSVGALAGGVYLAGKLDSLEEWARSLTRMKIVSYLDLRIRAGGGLIGGSRLVNEMHQHLGDVRIEDLPRPFLATATDLVTGHEVWLQKGPLVDATRASFSLPGVFPPMQVDGRWLVDGALVNPVPVSCCRALGAQMVIAVNLSADILGKARRPGAAVPTAAGFDLLKLIEEGIPEEAAPKPSGIGALTRRLFRREYDGPSVFGVMVSSLGIITDRITRSRLAGEPPDVHITPRLGHIGLVEFDRADDCIREGEAAVERVLPDLHDALTVFGNTRA; translated from the coding sequence ATGGCGAGCTTCATGTCCATGGACGGCGGGGCGGCGGGTGTCCCGGTCACCGGCCACCGCCGCCCGCGCATCGGTCTGGCGCTGGGCGGGGGCGTGGCCCGCGGCTGGGCGCACATCGGGGTGCTGCGCGCCCTGTCCAAATACGGGATCGAGGCCGACGTGGTGTGCGGCTCGTCGGTGGGGGCGCTGGCCGGCGGCGTCTATCTGGCCGGCAAGCTGGACTCGCTGGAAGAGTGGGCGCGGTCGCTGACCCGCATGAAGATCGTCAGCTATCTCGACCTGCGCATCCGGGCCGGCGGCGGACTGATCGGCGGCAGCCGGCTGGTGAACGAGATGCACCAGCATCTGGGCGACGTGCGGATCGAGGATCTGCCCCGCCCCTTCCTCGCCACCGCCACCGATCTGGTGACGGGGCACGAGGTGTGGCTGCAAAAGGGGCCGCTGGTGGACGCCACCCGCGCCTCGTTCTCCCTGCCCGGCGTGTTCCCGCCCATGCAGGTGGACGGGCGGTGGCTGGTGGACGGGGCTTTGGTCAACCCGGTGCCGGTGTCGTGCTGCCGGGCGCTGGGGGCGCAGATGGTGATTGCCGTCAACCTGTCCGCCGACATCCTGGGCAAGGCCCGCCGTCCCGGTGCCGCCGTGCCCACCGCCGCCGGTTTCGACCTGCTGAAGCTGATCGAGGAGGGAATCCCGGAGGAGGCCGCGCCCAAGCCATCGGGCATCGGCGCCCTGACCCGCCGGCTGTTCCGCCGCGAGTACGACGGCCCCAGCGTGTTCGGGGTGATGGTGTCGTCGCTGGGCATCATCACCGACCGCATCACCCGCTCCCGTCTGGCGGGCGAGCCGCCGGACGTCCACATCACCCCGCGGCTGGGGCACATCGGGCTGGTCGAATTCGACCGTGCCGACGATTGCATCCGCGAAGGCGAGGCGGCGGTCGAACGGGTGCTGCCCGACCTGCACGACGCCCTGACCGTGTTCGGCAACACGCGGGCCTGA
- a CDS encoding ABC transporter ATP-binding protein: MTDRPADTKRRLDADSERLLMRMVCEWVWPHRGKLVLALVLMGLVSATTGMYPLLIDKSYEMFSTQDRGMVVLVPLAIIAVTIAKGAALYAQTVVTTGIVQRIIADVRLRMFTHLLSADMAQLLAAPTGTLTSRFINDVEFIRNTLFRILTGLVRDILTVVALVGAMFYLDWMLSLIFFVVYPLAAIPIVRIGRALRRNSRKTQEQMGDMTSLLGESLAGARMVKTYGLEDYERRRAGDAFEQNYDLTMKATRQRSRIDPLMEALGGLAIAGVIAFSGWRMVNGQGSVGEFSGFIGALLIAAQPVRAIGTLNSVLQEGMAAAQRIFELLDQPPAITDRADARPLARGPGAVRLEDVTFAYEPGATTLNGVTLDVPPGQTVALVGRSGAGKSTVFNLIPRLYDVDGGRVLIDGQDVRGVTLASLRASIALVSQDAVLFNDTVRANIAFGRLDADDAAVRAAADAAAAHDFIMRLPDGYDTVIGDRGVKLSGGERQRLALARAFLKDAPILLLDEATSALDSESERLVQAALERLTVGRTTLVIAHRLATVRNADRIVVMEAGRIVEQGTHDALLAQDGAYARLCRLQFGEEAEGAGVIPG; this comes from the coding sequence ATGACCGACCGCCCCGCCGACACGAAACGCCGCCTGGATGCCGACAGCGAACGGCTGCTGATGCGGATGGTGTGCGAATGGGTGTGGCCGCACCGGGGCAAGCTGGTGCTGGCGCTGGTTCTGATGGGGCTGGTATCGGCCACCACCGGCATGTACCCGCTGCTGATCGACAAATCGTATGAGATGTTCTCGACCCAGGACCGCGGCATGGTGGTTCTGGTGCCGCTGGCCATCATCGCCGTGACCATCGCCAAGGGGGCCGCACTCTATGCCCAGACGGTGGTGACCACCGGCATCGTGCAGCGGATCATCGCCGACGTGCGGCTGCGCATGTTCACCCACCTGCTGTCTGCCGACATGGCCCAGTTGCTGGCGGCACCCACGGGCACGCTGACGTCGCGCTTCATCAACGACGTGGAGTTCATCCGCAACACCCTGTTCCGCATCCTGACCGGGCTGGTGCGCGACATCCTGACGGTGGTGGCGCTGGTCGGGGCCATGTTCTACCTGGACTGGATGCTGTCGCTGATCTTCTTCGTGGTCTATCCGCTGGCGGCCATCCCCATCGTGCGCATCGGGCGGGCGCTGCGCCGCAATTCCCGCAAGACGCAAGAGCAGATGGGCGACATGACCTCCCTGCTGGGCGAAAGTCTGGCCGGCGCGCGCATGGTCAAGACCTATGGGTTGGAGGATTATGAACGCCGCCGGGCCGGTGACGCCTTCGAACAGAACTACGACCTGACCATGAAGGCCACGCGCCAGCGCTCCCGCATCGATCCGCTGATGGAGGCGCTGGGCGGGCTGGCCATCGCCGGTGTCATCGCCTTTTCCGGCTGGCGCATGGTCAACGGCCAGGGGTCGGTGGGCGAATTCTCCGGCTTCATCGGCGCGCTGCTGATCGCCGCCCAGCCGGTGCGGGCCATCGGCACCCTGAACAGCGTGCTGCAGGAGGGCATGGCCGCCGCCCAGCGCATCTTTGAGTTGCTGGACCAGCCCCCCGCCATCACCGACCGTGCGGACGCCCGGCCGCTGGCGCGCGGCCCCGGTGCCGTGCGGCTGGAGGACGTCACCTTCGCCTATGAACCCGGTGCCACCACGCTGAACGGCGTGACGCTGGACGTGCCGCCGGGCCAGACCGTGGCGCTGGTGGGGCGCAGCGGGGCCGGCAAATCCACGGTGTTCAACCTGATCCCGCGCCTGTACGACGTGGACGGCGGGCGGGTGCTGATCGACGGGCAGGATGTGCGCGGCGTGACGCTCGCCAGCCTGCGCGCCTCCATCGCCCTGGTCAGCCAGGACGCGGTGCTGTTCAACGACACGGTGCGGGCCAACATCGCCTTCGGTCGTCTGGACGCCGACGATGCGGCCGTCCGGGCGGCGGCGGACGCGGCGGCGGCCCACGATTTCATCATGCGCCTGCCCGACGGGTACGACACCGTGATCGGCGACCGGGGCGTGAAGCTGTCGGGGGGCGAGCGGCAGCGGCTGGCGCTGGCCCGCGCCTTCCTGAAGGACGCCCCCATCCTGCTGCTGGACGAGGCGACCAGCGCGCTCGATTCCGAATCCGAGCGGCTGGTGCAGGCGGCGCTGGAGCGGCTGACCGTCGGGCGCACCACGCTGGTGATCGCCCACCGGCTGGCCACCGTGCGCAACGCCGACCGCATCGTGGTGATGGAGGCGGGCCGCATCGTGGAGCAGGGCACCCACGACGCCCTGCTGGCCCAGGACGGCGCCTATGCCCGCCTGTGCCGGCTTCAGTTCGGGGAAGAGGCGGAGGGGGCCGGGGTCATTCCCGGCTGA
- a CDS encoding fused DSP-PTPase phosphatase/NAD kinase-like protein — protein sequence MSKRWFLRRITTWMSEGIKRHRGTMGGPFQRALGHVESLFIDHAVFRLAYANRHRIAPGMYRSSQPSPSHVKTAADMGIRTIINLRGSRDCASFYLEDEACRRHGVALVNFPVNSRDMPKKETLHRAREIFAAIEYPALLHCKSGADRAGLMAGLYLLIHEGRPVEEAARQLHWKYGHIKQAKTGILDYFFDLYRLYNERQPTPFFDWVDQVYDPVAAKESFRSKEWANTVVDRILSRE from the coding sequence TTGTCCAAACGCTGGTTCCTGCGCCGTATCACCACCTGGATGTCGGAAGGGATCAAACGGCACCGCGGCACCATGGGGGGCCCGTTCCAGCGTGCGCTGGGCCATGTCGAAAGCCTGTTCATCGACCATGCGGTCTTCCGGCTGGCCTATGCCAACCGCCACCGGATCGCACCCGGCATGTACCGGTCGAGCCAGCCGTCGCCGTCCCATGTGAAGACGGCGGCGGATATGGGGATCAGGACCATCATCAACCTGCGCGGCAGCCGCGATTGCGCGTCCTTCTATCTGGAGGACGAGGCGTGCCGGCGCCATGGCGTGGCTCTGGTCAATTTTCCGGTCAATTCCCGCGACATGCCCAAGAAGGAAACCCTGCACCGGGCGCGGGAGATCTTCGCCGCCATCGAATACCCGGCCCTGCTCCATTGCAAGTCGGGGGCGGACCGTGCCGGGCTGATGGCCGGCCTCTACCTGCTGATCCACGAGGGCCGCCCGGTGGAAGAGGCGGCCCGGCAGCTTCACTGGAAATACGGCCACATCAAACAGGCCAAGACCGGCATCCTCGATTACTTTTTCGATCTGTACCGGCTGTACAACGAGCGCCAGCCCACCCCGTTCTTCGACTGGGTGGACCAAGTGTACGATCCCGTGGCGGCCAAGGAAAGCTTCCGGTCCAAGGAATGGGCCAACACGGTGGTGGACCGCATCCTCAGCCGGGAATGA
- a CDS encoding c-type cytochrome produces MGTKAGVLLAFITVMALMGFVLMTASDDKALAPDPSNQPLVALGRIVYASQCARCHGANLEGEADWQARRPDGTLPAPPHDASGHTWHHPDSLLLAITRDGAAAHAPPGVKTAMPGFAGTLNEREIAAVIAFIKSTWPAEIRARQARTTAQAARTP; encoded by the coding sequence ATGGGCACCAAGGCTGGGGTGTTGCTGGCGTTCATCACGGTGATGGCGCTGATGGGGTTCGTGCTGATGACCGCCAGCGATGACAAGGCGCTGGCCCCGGATCCATCAAATCAACCTCTGGTGGCGTTGGGCCGCATAGTTTATGCCAGCCAGTGCGCCCGCTGCCACGGCGCCAACCTGGAGGGGGAGGCCGATTGGCAGGCCCGCCGCCCCGACGGCACGCTGCCGGCCCCGCCTCATGATGCCAGCGGCCACACGTGGCACCACCCTGATTCGCTGCTGCTGGCGATCACCCGCGACGGGGCGGCGGCCCATGCTCCGCCGGGGGTGAAGACCGCCATGCCGGGCTTTGCCGGCACGCTGAACGAGCGGGAAATCGCTGCCGTCATCGCCTTCATCAAGAGCACATGGCCCGCCGAGATCCGCGCCCGGCAGGCGCGGACCACGGCGCAGGCGGCGCGGACGCCGTAA
- the coaD gene encoding pantetheine-phosphate adenylyltransferase has product MPTAVYAASLDPITRGHLWMIQQGARLFDRLIVAIGVNPSKRPTIDIATRLDLTARSIGEAGLSGNIEVQSFERLFLVDFARRHGADVLLRGIRDETDFSYELTMRHVNEDLAPEILTVVLMPPRELREVSSSFVRGLVGHVGWEQVVGRYVTPCVLDSLREQHAAQPAE; this is encoded by the coding sequence ATGCCGACCGCCGTCTATGCCGCCAGCCTGGACCCCATCACCCGCGGCCATCTGTGGATGATCCAGCAGGGGGCACGGCTGTTCGACCGGCTGATCGTGGCCATCGGCGTCAACCCCAGCAAGCGCCCGACCATCGACATCGCCACCCGCCTGGACCTGACCGCCCGCAGCATCGGGGAAGCGGGCCTGTCCGGCAACATCGAGGTGCAGAGCTTCGAGCGGCTGTTCCTGGTGGATTTCGCCCGCCGCCACGGGGCCGACGTGCTGCTGCGCGGCATCCGCGACGAGACCGATTTCAGCTATGAGCTGACCATGCGCCACGTCAACGAGGATCTGGCGCCGGAGATCCTGACCGTGGTGCTGATGCCCCCGCGGGAACTGCGCGAGGTGTCGTCCAGCTTCGTCCGCGGGCTGGTCGGTCATGTGGGGTGGGAGCAGGTGGTGGGGCGCTACGTCACCCCGTGCGTCCTGGACTCCCTGCGCGAACAGCACGCGGCTCAGCCGGCGGAATAG
- a CDS encoding SDR family oxidoreductase: MNTSYSTALVTGASSGIGKATALALAQQGLAVVAVARRADALADLAAAGCAVLPLDVTDHERMAALVEDVAPDVVVNNAGIARMGNLGGCMTGDITDQLSVNVSAVMEILRVAIPIMRAKSRGHIVNVSSIAAHHVFGGMPVYAATKAAVAALTDQLRLEVAGTGIRVTEIIPGRVETEIFANALGDAEEARQRFFDGYDALRPQDVAEAIAYAVTAPPHVNVTRLEIMPTHQVPGGLSFHRDGA, encoded by the coding sequence ATGAACACGTCCTACAGCACGGCACTGGTCACGGGTGCTTCGAGTGGCATCGGCAAGGCAACGGCCCTGGCGCTGGCCCAGCAGGGGCTGGCGGTGGTGGCGGTGGCCCGGCGGGCGGACGCGCTCGCCGATCTGGCCGCCGCCGGCTGTGCCGTGCTGCCGCTGGACGTCACCGATCACGAGCGCATGGCGGCGCTGGTGGAGGACGTGGCCCCCGACGTGGTGGTCAACAACGCCGGCATCGCCCGCATGGGCAACCTGGGCGGGTGCATGACCGGCGACATCACCGATCAACTGTCGGTCAACGTGTCGGCGGTGATGGAGATCCTGCGCGTCGCCATCCCCATCATGCGGGCCAAGTCGCGGGGGCACATCGTCAACGTCTCGTCCATTGCCGCCCACCACGTGTTCGGCGGCATGCCGGTCTATGCCGCCACCAAGGCGGCGGTGGCGGCCCTGACCGACCAGTTGCGGCTGGAGGTGGCGGGCACCGGCATCCGCGTAACCGAAATCATTCCGGGCCGGGTGGAGACCGAGATCTTCGCCAACGCCCTGGGCGATGCGGAGGAGGCGCGCCAGCGCTTCTTCGACGGCTACGACGCACTCCGGCCCCAGGACGTGGCCGAGGCCATCGCCTATGCCGTCACCGCCCCGCCGCACGTCAACGTCACCCGGCTGGAGATCATGCCCACCCATCAGGTGCCCGGCGGCCTGAGCTTCCATCGTGACGGGGCGTAG
- a CDS encoding L-lactate dehydrogenase — translation MKVGIVGAGFVGATAGFAMVLGGAASELVLVDANAALAEAQAADIAHAVPFTRAVAVRAGGYGDLAGAGVVVLAAGVGQKPGETRLQLLERNAAVFADVIGKVLEAAPDTILVVATNPVDVMTQVAARLSGLPPERVIGSGTILDTARFRSLLAARLGVTPKSVHAHVVGEHGDSEVLLWSGASAAGLPVERFAEQTGQPLTAEDRAAIDAGVRRAAYRIIEGKGHTAFGIGGGLSRLVGAIARDERAVLTCSILTAEVAGVREVALSLPRVIGAGGVLSTLHPDLSEEEAAGLARSAGILKKAADSVEAVL, via the coding sequence ATGAAAGTCGGTATCGTCGGCGCGGGCTTTGTCGGGGCCACCGCCGGTTTCGCCATGGTGCTGGGCGGGGCGGCGTCGGAACTGGTGCTGGTGGACGCCAACGCCGCCCTGGCCGAGGCACAGGCGGCGGACATCGCCCACGCCGTGCCCTTCACCCGCGCCGTGGCGGTGCGGGCCGGCGGGTACGGCGATCTGGCCGGGGCCGGGGTGGTGGTTCTGGCCGCGGGCGTGGGGCAGAAGCCGGGCGAAACCCGGCTCCAGCTTCTGGAGCGCAACGCCGCCGTGTTCGCCGATGTGATCGGCAAGGTGCTGGAGGCCGCCCCCGACACCATTCTGGTGGTGGCGACCAACCCGGTGGACGTGATGACCCAGGTGGCGGCGCGGCTGTCGGGCCTGCCGCCCGAACGGGTGATCGGGTCGGGCACCATCCTCGACACCGCGCGGTTCCGCTCGCTGCTGGCGGCCCGGCTGGGGGTGACGCCCAAATCGGTCCACGCCCACGTGGTGGGCGAGCACGGCGATTCGGAGGTGCTGCTGTGGTCCGGCGCCTCCGCCGCCGGCCTGCCGGTGGAGCGTTTCGCCGAACAGACCGGCCAGCCCCTGACGGCGGAGGACCGGGCGGCCATCGACGCCGGTGTGCGCCGCGCCGCCTACCGCATCATCGAGGGCAAGGGGCACACGGCGTTCGGCATCGGCGGCGGCCTGTCCCGTCTGGTGGGGGCCATCGCGCGTGACGAGCGGGCGGTGCTGACCTGCTCGATCCTCACGGCCGAGGTCGCGGGGGTGCGGGAGGTGGCGCTGTCGCTGCCGCGGGTGATCGGGGCGGGCGGCGTGCTGTCCACCCTGCACCCCGACCTGTCGGAGGAGGAGGCCGCCGGGCTGGCCCGCAGCGCCGGCATCCTGAAGAAGGCGGCGGATTCGGTGGAGGCGGTGCTGTAG
- a CDS encoding methyl-accepting chemotaxis protein — MDAQRAVLNAKVQTNIFFDSRDPQALAARAEQVAAARRLLEELSRRLPGDPDITAAAAALDTWDRRAVAVTEILRALGLTERDGLQATLRQAVHDMEKRLDGALDQAPSDSGLLGLKLLVLQMRRHEKDLMLRSEATYRAQLGQRVAAFRDRLAGGVLPPGEAAALSDLAARYQTAFDAFADAQLRLAAQKDEVRRDGAAIDPLLSRAVDRLNRLSDEADAAMDASRDDTFVRMIVTALAVMVMMGVAGLLLGAAVAGPIRRMTAAMHALAGGALDTPIPDRGRHDEIGRMAEAMEVFRGNAQEAERLRHERIRLDGAAAAEKARALKTMADTVERETNTAAGQVAARTGAMARDADSMTRSAQAVSGNATSVAAAAGQAHANAQAVAAASEQLAAAIGEIAAQVAQAQRVTHDTVSRSEAARGTIASLSAAVARIDDVAALITDIAGQTNLLALNATIEAARAGEAGKGFAVVAGEVKNLATQTARSTEEISRLIAEIQGVTHSAVDEVNGIGDLIATISRVSAAIAGAVEEQSAATRAISTNVAQTAAAAQEVSARIAAVSDEASRTGAHAGAVRHASAEVAASVEALSRTVVGVVRASVTAA; from the coding sequence GTGGATGCCCAGCGTGCGGTGCTGAACGCCAAGGTGCAAACCAACATCTTCTTCGATTCCCGCGATCCCCAGGCGCTGGCCGCGCGGGCCGAACAGGTGGCGGCGGCCCGCCGGCTTCTGGAGGAATTGTCGCGGCGTCTGCCCGGCGATCCGGACATCACCGCCGCCGCTGCCGCGCTCGACACATGGGACCGGCGGGCCGTGGCGGTGACGGAAATCCTGCGCGCTCTCGGGCTGACGGAACGGGACGGGCTGCAGGCGACGCTGCGCCAGGCGGTCCACGACATGGAAAAGCGGCTGGATGGGGCGCTTGACCAGGCACCGTCCGACAGCGGCCTGTTGGGGCTGAAGCTGCTGGTCCTGCAGATGCGCCGCCATGAAAAGGATCTGATGCTGCGGTCGGAAGCCACGTACCGGGCGCAACTGGGGCAGCGGGTGGCGGCCTTCCGCGACCGGCTGGCCGGGGGTGTCCTGCCGCCGGGCGAGGCGGCGGCCCTGTCGGATCTGGCCGCCCGCTACCAGACGGCGTTCGACGCCTTTGCCGACGCCCAGTTGCGGCTGGCGGCGCAAAAGGACGAGGTGCGCCGCGACGGCGCCGCCATCGACCCGCTGCTGTCCCGCGCGGTGGACCGGCTGAACCGCCTGAGCGACGAGGCGGATGCCGCCATGGACGCCAGCCGGGATGACACCTTCGTCCGCATGATCGTCACGGCGCTGGCGGTGATGGTGATGATGGGGGTGGCCGGGCTGCTGCTCGGGGCGGCGGTGGCCGGTCCCATCCGCCGCATGACCGCGGCCATGCACGCCCTGGCCGGCGGCGCGCTCGACACCCCCATCCCCGACCGCGGGCGCCACGACGAGATCGGGCGGATGGCCGAGGCGATGGAGGTCTTCCGGGGCAATGCCCAGGAGGCGGAACGGCTGCGCCACGAGCGCATCCGCCTGGACGGGGCCGCGGCAGCGGAAAAAGCCCGCGCGCTGAAGACCATGGCCGACACGGTGGAGCGGGAAACCAACACCGCCGCCGGACAGGTGGCCGCCCGGACCGGCGCCATGGCCCGCGATGCCGACAGCATGACCCGGTCGGCCCAGGCGGTCAGCGGCAACGCCACCAGCGTGGCCGCCGCCGCCGGCCAGGCCCACGCCAACGCCCAGGCCGTGGCCGCGGCCTCGGAACAGCTTGCCGCCGCCATCGGCGAAATCGCCGCCCAGGTGGCCCAGGCCCAGCGGGTGACCCACGACACCGTGAGCCGCAGCGAGGCCGCCCGCGGGACCATCGCGTCCCTGTCCGCCGCCGTGGCGCGCATCGACGACGTGGCCGCGCTCATCACCGACATCGCCGGACAGACCAACCTGCTGGCGCTGAACGCCACCATCGAGGCCGCCCGCGCGGGCGAGGCCGGCAAGGGCTTCGCCGTGGTGGCCGGCGAGGTGAAGAATCTCGCCACCCAGACCGCCCGCTCGACCGAGGAGATTTCCCGCCTGATCGCCGAGATCCAGGGTGTCACCCACTCGGCGGTGGACGAGGTGAACGGCATCGGCGACCTGATCGCCACCATCAGCCGGGTGTCGGCGGCCATCGCCGGGGCGGTGGAGGAGCAGAGTGCCGCCACCCGCGCCATCTCCACCAACGTGGCCCAGACCGCCGCCGCAGCGCAGGAGGTCTCGGCCCGCATCGCCGCCGTGTCGGACGAGGCATCGCGCACCGGTGCCCACGCCGGGGCCGTGCGCCATGCCTCCGCCGAGGTGGCGGCCAGCGTGGAGGCGCTGAGCCGCACCGTGGTCGGCGTGGTGCGCGCCTCGGTCACCGCCGCGTAA
- a CDS encoding O-linked N-acetylglucosamine transferase, SPINDLY family protein, protein MAAVGQAGGPAGRRRAVVFDPSAAAGLAGWADALYDAGHPGAAARWYGRALAVSPCDAVTAFNRAAAWADAGEAGTALAGFAAVARMAPLLAPAHERLAGLRFAVGDHGGAVRALRPLLALDPAHAGAVKALFSAPGGMDGPWLARAAALAPLDPDGPQALGVARHRRGDGAGAVRAYRVALAVDPSRRAALVNAGLALSERARGEEAWPLLRRALRLDPLDPVALANAAAVLQRLRRPADALGLARAALALDPAASLNWAGMGSALLDRSAFDAAASALARALALSDGDRVRDADTWSNLGLARFSMGDQTGAESAFRRALALGSGNMGARSNLLFCLCFNEMMDPRTLADEHRRFERFAVPYPAPVPSFAGHDRGPERPLRIGYLSPDFQRYPGPGYHFLLPLFSRHDHGRFSITAYYNDTVEDGATAAFRGLADRWRPVAALSDGELEERIRADAIDILVDCDGHMARNRMALFTRRPAPVQVSFPLYPFSTGLSAMDYRFTDPRFAPADHNRFHTEALIRLPGTVLCYRPAESPLEPPADAPWRTAGVFTFASFNNLAKLNESTLDLWAAVLRAAPGTRLMLKWRGLTTAGVSRRVLDAFAARGVGAERLSLRPPTPDAYEDYRLVDLALDPVFTNGGTTTCDALWMGVPVLSLAGDAPISRWGASLLPAVGLGELVVDDPRDYRTLAVRAATAPGFLDGLRAGLRGRMQASPLMDEAGYTRAVENGYRQAWRRWCAGQPPQPFTVEDR, encoded by the coding sequence ATGGCGGCCGTGGGACAGGCGGGGGGACCGGCGGGGCGCCGGCGTGCCGTGGTGTTCGACCCGTCCGCCGCGGCGGGGCTGGCGGGCTGGGCCGACGCCCTGTACGACGCCGGCCATCCGGGCGCGGCGGCGCGCTGGTACGGGCGGGCGCTGGCCGTTTCCCCTTGCGATGCGGTGACGGCGTTCAACCGGGCGGCGGCGTGGGCCGACGCAGGGGAGGCGGGGACGGCGCTGGCCGGCTTTGCCGCCGTGGCCCGCATGGCGCCGCTGCTGGCGCCGGCCCATGAACGGCTGGCCGGGCTTCGGTTTGCCGTGGGGGATCACGGCGGGGCGGTGCGGGCCTTGCGTCCGCTGCTGGCCCTGGACCCGGCCCACGCCGGGGCGGTAAAGGCGCTGTTCTCCGCCCCCGGCGGCATGGACGGCCCGTGGCTGGCCCGCGCCGCCGCCCTGGCGCCGCTGGATCCCGACGGCCCGCAGGCGCTGGGGGTGGCGCGGCACCGGCGGGGCGACGGGGCGGGGGCGGTGCGCGCCTACCGCGTCGCTCTGGCCGTTGACCCGTCCCGACGGGCGGCGCTGGTCAACGCCGGCCTTGCGCTGTCGGAGAGGGCGCGGGGGGAGGAGGCGTGGCCGCTGCTGCGCCGTGCCCTGCGGCTGGACCCGCTGGACCCGGTGGCGCTGGCCAACGCCGCGGCGGTGCTGCAACGGCTGCGGCGTCCGGCGGACGCGCTGGGTCTGGCCCGCGCCGCGCTGGCGCTGGACCCGGCTGCCTCCCTGAACTGGGCGGGGATGGGATCGGCGCTGCTGGACCGCAGCGCGTTCGACGCGGCGGCGTCGGCGCTGGCGCGCGCCCTGGCGCTCAGCGACGGTGACCGGGTGCGCGATGCCGACACGTGGTCCAACCTGGGCCTCGCCCGCTTTTCCATGGGCGACCAGACGGGGGCGGAATCCGCGTTCCGCCGCGCGCTGGCGCTGGGATCGGGCAACATGGGCGCCCGGTCCAACCTGCTGTTCTGTCTGTGCTTCAACGAGATGATGGACCCGCGCACCCTGGCCGACGAGCATCGGCGGTTCGAGCGTTTCGCGGTCCCCTATCCGGCCCCCGTGCCGTCGTTCGCCGGTCATGACCGCGGCCCGGAGCGGCCGTTGCGCATCGGGTATCTCTCGCCGGATTTCCAGCGCTACCCCGGCCCCGGCTATCATTTCCTGCTGCCGCTGTTCAGCCGGCACGACCACGGCCGTTTTTCCATCACCGCCTATTACAACGACACGGTGGAGGACGGGGCGACGGCGGCGTTCCGCGGGCTGGCCGACCGGTGGCGCCCGGTGGCCGCCCTGTCCGACGGCGAGCTTGAGGAGCGCATCCGCGCCGACGCCATCGACATCCTGGTGGACTGCGACGGCCACATGGCGCGCAACCGCATGGCGCTGTTCACCCGCCGCCCGGCGCCGGTGCAGGTGAGTTTTCCGCTCTATCCCTTTTCCACCGGCCTGTCGGCCATGGATTACCGCTTCACCGATCCCCGCTTCGCCCCCGCCGACCACAACCGTTTTCATACGGAGGCGCTGATCCGCCTGCCGGGAACCGTGCTGTGCTACCGCCCGGCGGAATCACCGTTGGAACCGCCGGCGGACGCGCCGTGGCGGACGGCGGGGGTGTTCACCTTCGCCTCCTTCAACAATCTGGCCAAGCTGAACGAATCGACGCTGGACCTGTGGGCGGCGGTGCTGCGGGCGGCGCCGGGCACACGGCTGATGCTGAAGTGGCGCGGCCTGACCACCGCCGGGGTCAGCCGGCGGGTGCTCGACGCCTTCGCCGCCCGCGGGGTGGGGGCGGAGCGGCTGTCCCTGCGCCCGCCCACCCCCGATGCGTACGAGGATTACCGGCTGGTGGATCTGGCGCTCGACCCGGTGTTCACCAACGGTGGCACCACCACCTGCGATGCCCTGTGGATGGGGGTGCCGGTGCTGTCGCTGGCGGGGGATGCGCCGATTTCCCGCTGGGGGGCGTCGCTGCTGCCGGCGGTGGGGCTGGGGGAACTGGTGGTGGACGACCCGCGGGATTATCGGACGCTGGCGGTGCGGGCGGCCACCGCTCCGGGCTTTCTCGACGGGCTGCGGGCGGGGTTGCGCGGGCGGATGCAGGCATCCCCCCTGATGGACGAGGCCGGGTACACGCGGGCGGTGGAGAACGGATACCGGCAGGCGTGGCGCCGCTGGTGCGCCGGCCAGCCGCCCCAGCCCTTCACGGTGGAGGACCGCTGA